Proteins co-encoded in one Methyloterricola oryzae genomic window:
- a CDS encoding undecaprenyl-phosphate glucose phosphotransferase yields MSKISALERLCDGLYIWASLWTCSQILGNGWQSDYSGLTLGALLLFNFFAEIFEVYYDWRGSPMHKEAGRLFLAWSFAAASLMALIAAVGGIPDSTGALLLAWIMSLPPVLLLSHSLFRLLAGLVRRCSSDTRRVAVVGCNDLGLRLFASMTSMPWLGYNALGFYDDRTEAGGRGPDRTRFKLIGGFDVLLEDAREGRVDTLYITLPLRSEKRIENLLERLADTTVSVYLVPDLFVFNLMHSRWTSMQGIPTVSVYESPFSQIDGFYKRVQDVIFATLLLGLLAIPMLLVALIIRLTSPGPIIFKQRRYGMRGQTIEVLKFRTMTVCEDGDSIRQATRNDPRVTPFGRLLRSTSLDELPQLFNVLGGSMSLVGPRPHAVAHNEEYRKYARGYMLRHKVKPGITGLAQVSGCRGEIHDEEMLKRRIHFDLEYIRSWSPMLDFKILAMTAVKGVFGEQAY; encoded by the coding sequence GTGTCAAAGATCTCTGCGCTGGAGCGTTTGTGCGACGGACTTTACATTTGGGCGAGCCTTTGGACCTGCTCGCAAATCCTGGGCAATGGCTGGCAATCGGATTACAGCGGGCTCACCTTAGGTGCCCTGCTGCTCTTCAATTTCTTCGCGGAGATCTTCGAGGTCTATTACGACTGGCGTGGTTCGCCCATGCACAAGGAGGCGGGGCGCTTGTTCTTGGCGTGGTCGTTCGCCGCTGCGAGCTTGATGGCATTGATTGCGGCTGTCGGAGGTATTCCGGACTCGACTGGCGCTCTGTTGTTGGCTTGGATAATGTCGCTGCCGCCTGTCCTCCTGCTGTCGCACAGCTTGTTCCGCTTGCTGGCCGGACTGGTTCGCCGGTGCAGCAGTGACACCCGGCGCGTCGCCGTGGTTGGGTGTAACGATCTGGGTCTGCGCCTCTTTGCATCGATGACCAGCATGCCCTGGCTGGGTTACAACGCACTAGGGTTCTACGACGACCGGACAGAAGCGGGCGGTCGCGGTCCCGACCGCACCCGATTCAAGCTGATTGGCGGTTTCGATGTGTTACTGGAGGATGCGCGCGAGGGTAGGGTGGACACGCTCTACATCACCTTGCCGCTGCGTTCGGAGAAGCGGATCGAGAACTTGCTCGAGCGTCTGGCCGACACGACAGTATCCGTGTATTTGGTGCCGGACTTGTTCGTCTTCAATCTGATGCATTCTCGTTGGACCTCGATGCAGGGCATTCCCACTGTGAGCGTCTACGAATCGCCTTTCAGCCAGATTGACGGATTTTACAAGCGCGTACAGGACGTGATTTTCGCGACTTTGCTGTTGGGTTTGCTGGCCATTCCCATGCTGCTGGTCGCACTGATCATTCGATTGACCTCGCCAGGCCCCATCATCTTCAAACAACGACGCTATGGCATGCGTGGACAGACCATCGAAGTTCTTAAGTTCCGCACGATGACTGTGTGTGAAGATGGCGACAGCATTCGCCAAGCCACGCGCAACGATCCCCGGGTGACCCCGTTTGGGCGCCTATTGAGGTCCACTTCGCTAGACGAACTTCCGCAGCTCTTTAACGTTCTGGGTGGTTCAATGTCCTTGGTGGGACCGCGGCCCCATGCGGTTGCGCACAATGAGGAATATCGCAAGTATGCGCGCGGCTATATGCTCAGGCACAAAGTAAAGCCTGGCATCACGGGTCTGGCGCAGGTCAGTGGCTGCCGGGGCGAGATCCACGATGAGGAGATGCTGAAACGGCGCATCCATTTCGACCTTGAATACATACGTTCCTGGTCGCCGATGCTGGATTTCAAGATTCTGGCTATGACGGCGGTCAAGGGCGTGTTCGGTGAACAGGCCTATTAA
- the rpiA gene encoding ribose-5-phosphate isomerase RpiA, with product MNDKQCVAEEAVRHVQDGMLIGLGTGSTANAFIEALARRYAEEGLRIRVAASSVVSTIKAQELGLPLVAMEHLTSLDLYVDGADEVSPDLALLKGRGSDLVREKLLARASDRFLVLVDESKLVGRIGERYPIPVEVMPFAWQVVLRELERHGAQGGLRPNASKDGLAVTSHGSLVLDMRFPVEMPSAALNALLDAMSGVVEHGIFHGLAGSVLVVSEGHVRTLSPAGP from the coding sequence ATGAACGACAAGCAATGCGTCGCGGAAGAGGCTGTTCGCCACGTTCAGGATGGAATGTTGATTGGGTTGGGCACCGGTTCGACCGCCAACGCATTTATCGAAGCGCTGGCCCGCCGCTACGCTGAAGAAGGTTTGCGCATACGCGTCGCGGCAAGTTCAGTGGTCAGTACCATCAAGGCCCAGGAACTCGGTCTGCCATTGGTGGCCATGGAGCATCTGACCAGTCTGGACTTGTATGTGGATGGGGCTGACGAGGTGTCTCCCGACCTGGCCTTGCTCAAGGGGCGCGGATCGGACCTGGTTCGCGAGAAACTCCTTGCGCGCGCCTCCGACCGTTTTCTGGTCCTCGTCGATGAAAGCAAACTGGTTGGGCGTATCGGCGAACGTTATCCCATACCGGTGGAAGTCATGCCCTTCGCCTGGCAGGTGGTTCTGCGGGAGTTGGAGCGTCACGGCGCCCAAGGGGGACTGAGGCCGAACGCCTCCAAGGATGGGTTGGCGGTGACATCCCATGGTAGTCTGGTGTTGGACATGCGCTTTCCGGTGGAAATGCCCAGTGCTGCATTGAATGCGTTGCTGGACGCCATGTCGGGTGTCGTGGAGCATGGTATTTTCCACGGTCTGGCGGGCTCCGTTCTGGTCGTCAGCGAGGGCCACGTGCGAACCCTTTCGCCAGCGGGCCCATAA